The proteins below come from a single Vibrio cyclitrophicus genomic window:
- a CDS encoding proprotein convertase P-domain-containing protein: protein MKKSLLYIALLLVSATSSAAEWDYPLGNIVVTTQQEAKAYLEEAYPDVGTLRFRYETQSKLGHHYNFDLLIKGEYQQQKSVVLSTNSDEQVSRVFRSLENTVLLNGNPTTAAELEVPRLLEAERAPSLSSGQVVATHVNVFSPDLRTMDRAAPPESLLTDVSQYPSLPHYVQADVEVLNHSDGIYLTNARISQVDATALYSLDPDSGAVTNRDTSSFLAAEGLTKFADLNELQNVDWQDVRFLQLMVFAHLDQSLRYISSLGFDLFDAPLEFDGRGLSADNSTYYYGPKAALFGIGGGSPDALDGDVILHELGHGIHYHIVKDWAYGHTGAIGEGFGDYWAGSFSFRIQYENAQTRGQEFEIDTVFNWDGYFGVRNTTRSLWNQRARYFRQAEYRPHESVAGELGDELWSTPLFQALKASVEQYGEIAFNEFDSIVLESMYGLGRGLKMHDLAESTLFVAQQLYPNRDYAEILKQKFDVHGLIIEPFKVEAPDRYVDPKKPLTIELYPTLRQAQVDGQINISELVKSFVSDPVDQLSIEATLPTGEMCGSSVAMNTSVDYRYNDALKLHNWQHDLSLVYGLPVLESDIKEVNSYLPDSRFSSTNQPIVGFKTFNFTLNGTAQTADENFGLYLDIDHPRLSDLVVTLISPKGTRVDLLNHKSTRFSGFDGYFTLKHDSVLDSFKGEPTNGSWRLEIADYVNGETGHLKRWGLGTISKYECGETTTSPEEPTVTSGSSGGSASLISILFMSLLSFGRSFGTRYLSLMARLFKNKTRR, encoded by the coding sequence ATGAAAAAGAGTCTTCTATACATTGCTTTGTTGTTGGTTTCAGCAACAAGCAGTGCTGCCGAATGGGATTACCCTCTCGGTAATATTGTTGTAACAACGCAGCAGGAAGCCAAAGCGTATTTAGAAGAAGCTTATCCTGACGTTGGTACGCTGAGGTTTCGCTATGAAACACAGTCTAAGTTGGGACACCACTATAACTTCGACTTATTGATCAAAGGTGAGTACCAACAACAGAAATCTGTGGTTCTATCCACTAACTCTGACGAGCAGGTTTCACGCGTTTTCAGAAGCTTAGAAAATACCGTGTTACTCAACGGAAATCCGACAACGGCTGCTGAGCTAGAAGTTCCTCGCTTATTAGAAGCAGAGCGTGCGCCGAGCTTAAGCAGTGGCCAAGTGGTTGCGACGCATGTGAATGTGTTCAGTCCTGATTTAAGAACCATGGATAGAGCTGCGCCACCAGAAAGTTTGCTCACCGATGTGAGTCAATATCCAAGCCTCCCACACTACGTGCAAGCGGATGTGGAGGTATTGAACCACAGCGATGGTATCTACCTTACCAATGCTCGTATATCTCAGGTTGATGCAACAGCCTTGTATTCACTTGACCCAGACTCAGGTGCTGTAACGAACCGTGACACTTCAAGTTTTCTCGCAGCTGAGGGGCTCACAAAGTTTGCGGATCTGAACGAGCTGCAAAATGTGGATTGGCAAGATGTGCGATTCCTACAATTGATGGTATTTGCTCATCTAGATCAGTCTTTACGTTATATCAGCAGCTTGGGCTTTGATCTGTTTGATGCCCCTCTTGAGTTCGATGGCAGAGGCTTATCTGCAGATAACTCGACGTACTATTATGGCCCCAAAGCGGCTTTATTTGGTATTGGCGGTGGCTCACCTGATGCATTAGATGGTGATGTGATTCTGCATGAGCTTGGCCATGGGATTCATTATCACATCGTAAAAGATTGGGCTTACGGCCATACAGGTGCCATCGGTGAAGGGTTTGGAGATTACTGGGCGGGTAGTTTTAGCTTTCGTATTCAATATGAAAATGCACAGACTCGCGGGCAAGAGTTCGAGATAGATACTGTCTTTAACTGGGATGGTTACTTCGGGGTAAGGAATACCACGCGTAGCCTGTGGAACCAAAGGGCACGTTACTTTAGACAAGCAGAATATCGCCCTCATGAAAGTGTTGCTGGTGAACTAGGTGATGAGCTTTGGTCAACGCCTTTATTCCAGGCTCTGAAAGCCTCAGTTGAGCAGTATGGTGAGATCGCTTTTAACGAGTTCGATTCAATCGTACTCGAGTCTATGTATGGGCTAGGTCGTGGATTGAAAATGCATGACCTAGCTGAGAGCACTCTGTTTGTGGCTCAACAACTATATCCAAATCGAGATTATGCTGAAATATTGAAGCAAAAGTTTGATGTGCATGGATTGATCATCGAGCCATTTAAAGTAGAGGCTCCTGACCGTTATGTTGATCCAAAGAAGCCGTTGACGATTGAGTTGTACCCAACATTAAGACAGGCTCAAGTGGATGGCCAAATCAATATTTCAGAATTGGTGAAGTCGTTCGTTAGCGATCCGGTTGATCAGTTGTCGATAGAGGCGACACTTCCGACCGGCGAGATGTGTGGTTCTTCAGTCGCCATGAATACGAGTGTCGACTACCGATACAACGACGCCCTCAAATTACACAATTGGCAGCATGATTTGTCTCTTGTATATGGCTTACCTGTACTCGAATCCGATATCAAAGAAGTGAACAGTTACCTTCCTGATAGCCGGTTTAGCTCAACTAATCAGCCGATCGTTGGCTTTAAAACATTCAATTTCACTCTAAATGGCACGGCTCAGACCGCAGACGAAAATTTCGGTCTGTATTTAGATATCGATCACCCTCGGTTGAGTGATTTAGTGGTGACCCTTATTTCCCCGAAGGGAACACGAGTCGATTTACTTAACCATAAATCGACGCGATTTTCTGGCTTTGATGGTTACTTCACACTTAAGCATGACTCGGTTCTTGATTCGTTTAAGGGTGAGCCTACTAACGGGTCTTGGCGTTTAGAAATTGCCGATTACGTAAATGGTGAAACTGGGCACTTAAAACGGTGGGGGCTTGGCACGATTTCGAAATACGAATGTGGAGAAACAACGACTTCACCAGAAGAACCAACAGTTACCAGTGGCTCTTCTGGTGGTTCAGCTTCACTCATATCAATTCTATTCATGTCCTTGCTCTCGTTCGGCAGGTCATTTGGTACGCGTTACTTGTCTCTAATGGCAAGGCTCTTTAAAAACAAAACAAGAAGATAA
- a CDS encoding TonB-dependent hemoglobin/transferrin/lactoferrin family receptor — MKLSPLSAAVLSVLAANVVHAESEVYHFEEVLVTANKIEQPLSEVAGSVAVITGEDLEKKGATELYDAIKSEPGVSVSGGAGRPQNITIRGMTGNRILIVKDGIKSADGFGANDINDKIGRNSFDMSNLDSIEVIKGASSSVYGSGAIGGVVVVRSKKPGDYLDDKDFYSDVSATYTGISNKYKGATNLAFRSGKFESLVNLSYWEGEETRNFDEDLYNRSIDGVGGGYTLNYWSSDALMLKGNVEYYKENSSRKEGSSKIQKDGKWDTEDFDQQSYTETFSAYAGFEYLPANTWFEELDAKIYWRDMTNEDTTNRLMSRNNNNVSELRRTIDIRGFTDQLLGVNADFISAFQHQNMNHTLSYGVNMETNLHERPSQSSVLDWNGVSLNADVPFAPARSYNFAAFIRDAIEIDHWTVTAGARVDLHQLKPESQSTINDYEVKEQNSSEFSPSLSVSYQLTDSLNTYLSYNHGFRAPGYDKIYGYQNHDFVPITPFVIVPNMDLEAETSDSFELGSKFDNGQTQLYAAVFYQKFDNFIDVKQISFVPDPNTGNYYKQYQNVNGVETYGIEASLAHRLSDFWSVSTKVGYVDGEDEDGEKVRTLTPWEGNAEVTYDDNAFSAYAQVNWAQAMDNVPQCEDDLGIVTDCATTSGWASVDLGVSYSWTFGLDVSANVINLFDKEYIRYQDVAGIADSNKVYSTEPGRYFTVNAKYAF; from the coding sequence ATGAAGCTTTCCCCCCTATCAGCGGCAGTACTGAGTGTACTTGCTGCCAACGTCGTGCACGCCGAATCTGAGGTTTACCACTTTGAAGAGGTGCTCGTAACGGCGAACAAAATAGAGCAACCGTTATCTGAAGTAGCAGGTTCAGTTGCTGTGATCACGGGTGAAGACCTAGAAAAAAAAGGCGCAACAGAACTCTACGACGCAATAAAAAGTGAACCTGGAGTCAGTGTTTCTGGGGGGGCAGGCCGACCGCAAAACATTACTATTCGCGGTATGACAGGTAACCGGATTTTGATTGTTAAAGACGGGATAAAATCTGCTGATGGTTTTGGGGCTAATGACATCAACGACAAAATAGGGCGCAACTCATTCGATATGTCGAACCTCGACAGTATTGAAGTCATCAAAGGTGCGAGCTCGTCTGTGTATGGGTCCGGTGCGATTGGTGGTGTTGTGGTTGTGAGATCTAAAAAGCCGGGAGACTACCTCGACGATAAAGATTTCTATAGCGACGTCTCTGCAACCTATACCGGTATCAGTAATAAATACAAAGGTGCGACAAACCTTGCTTTCCGTTCGGGGAAATTCGAAAGCTTGGTTAATCTTTCTTATTGGGAAGGTGAAGAAACCCGTAATTTTGATGAAGACCTATATAACCGAAGTATCGATGGCGTCGGTGGTGGTTACACCCTGAACTACTGGTCAAGTGACGCTCTGATGCTCAAAGGCAATGTCGAGTATTACAAAGAGAATTCAAGTCGTAAAGAAGGGTCTTCTAAGATCCAAAAGGACGGTAAATGGGACACTGAAGATTTTGACCAACAGTCTTATACCGAGACGTTCTCTGCGTATGCGGGGTTTGAGTATCTACCTGCCAATACTTGGTTTGAGGAATTAGATGCCAAGATTTATTGGCGTGATATGACTAATGAAGATACCACTAATCGTTTGATGTCTCGAAACAACAATAACGTTTCTGAGTTACGTAGAACGATTGATATTCGTGGTTTTACGGATCAGCTTCTCGGTGTAAACGCCGATTTTATTAGCGCATTCCAACATCAAAACATGAACCATACCTTGTCTTATGGTGTGAATATGGAAACCAACCTCCATGAGCGTCCAAGTCAATCTTCTGTTTTAGATTGGAACGGAGTGTCACTTAACGCGGATGTCCCTTTTGCTCCAGCCCGCTCGTACAATTTTGCTGCTTTTATTCGTGACGCGATTGAAATTGACCATTGGACTGTGACGGCAGGAGCCCGTGTTGATTTACACCAGTTGAAACCTGAATCACAGAGCACAATCAATGACTATGAAGTGAAGGAACAAAATTCGAGTGAGTTTTCTCCTAGCTTATCGGTGAGTTATCAGTTAACAGACTCGCTAAATACATACCTTTCGTACAACCACGGCTTTAGAGCACCGGGTTATGACAAAATTTATGGTTATCAGAACCATGATTTTGTCCCAATTACCCCATTTGTCATTGTGCCTAATATGGACCTAGAGGCCGAAACCAGTGATTCGTTTGAATTAGGCAGTAAGTTTGATAATGGACAAACACAGCTATATGCGGCCGTTTTCTATCAAAAGTTCGATAATTTTATCGACGTTAAACAGATCTCATTTGTGCCGGATCCAAATACAGGTAACTACTACAAGCAGTATCAAAACGTAAATGGAGTCGAGACATATGGCATTGAAGCTTCTCTTGCACACCGTTTAAGCGATTTTTGGAGTGTGAGTACTAAAGTCGGCTACGTTGATGGAGAAGATGAGGACGGAGAAAAAGTTCGTACGCTAACACCTTGGGAAGGTAATGCCGAGGTGACTTATGACGATAACGCCTTCTCCGCTTATGCGCAGGTTAATTGGGCGCAAGCGATGGATAACGTCCCTCAATGTGAAGATGATTTAGGTATCGTTACTGACTGTGCGACTACTTCTGGCTGGGCGAGTGTTGACCTTGGCGTAAGTTACTCTTGGACCTTCGGTTTGGATGTCAGCGCTAATGTTATCAACCTTTTCGACAAAGAATACATCCGTTACCAAGATGTCGCGGGCATAGCTGATAGTAATAAAGTTTACTCTACAGAGCCTGGTCGTTACTTCACCGTTAACGCCAAGTATGCGTTTTAA
- a CDS encoding prolyl oligopeptidase family serine peptidase, with protein sequence MKAFVLLAFVLVLSAGVGASDQFSWLRDDSRSANKVLNYLNQQNDKTQLHQERIRSLSESLQKKWQDNRPERADRPWQEIGGYEYAILNHKGKRTLLSRLVGSKDLTELLNIDARSTEHNYYQLGDWALDSTKTKLAIAEDITGTEQYRVSVVDLKTQQVTLVAQNVDSSLAWSKDGQSLYLIQLEQQTSRPYALTKYFLNESKPIQLTEELDSAWLLSYYLSSDKQFAVVQANSENSSEQRLLNLDNGEISKPLLPRKTGVEYYVDVSDSMLFANSNHDRNDFAFYSAPLTQAPHINLWRAVFEPTDESRISNFYLFESGAVVVSQSGASQSLNFLDKDNRYRSSQLLADAGQVAWVSQVGDYQSNKLHIRSMSLTQPAKWDRLNTDTLQRERFSQDHYPQYQQSAYQTEQVMVNSGGVTIPVTLAYRKDKLTKTTPVFLYGYGAYGMAMKPYFMPQIISLLDEGVIYAIAHVRGGGFYGESWYQAGKGIKKENAILDFIAVARDLTAYNLGKRPIYAMGGSAGGTLVAAALNQAPDLFDGAVLKAPFVDVVNSMSDSALPLTAQQYGEWGNPNIADELKVMQQYDPYLNLSEQNYPPILIQVGLNDRRVPYWEGAKYYAKLSELTTGSGPYLLSTNFTQGHSTDRRKSLAQQAFEYAFLLSLTLKDIKAEQ encoded by the coding sequence ATGAAAGCATTTGTGTTGTTAGCTTTTGTTTTGGTCTTGTCGGCAGGAGTTGGTGCTTCGGATCAGTTCTCTTGGCTCAGAGATGATTCCCGTAGTGCGAATAAAGTACTTAATTATCTCAATCAACAGAATGATAAAACTCAGTTGCATCAAGAACGTATTCGATCTCTGAGCGAATCCCTACAAAAGAAATGGCAAGACAATCGTCCTGAACGAGCCGATAGACCATGGCAGGAAATCGGTGGCTACGAGTATGCGATCCTAAATCACAAGGGCAAAAGAACCTTATTGTCCCGATTAGTTGGGAGTAAGGATTTGACCGAGTTGCTTAACATTGATGCTCGTTCTACGGAGCACAATTACTATCAGTTAGGTGATTGGGCACTCGACTCAACGAAAACCAAGCTCGCAATAGCAGAAGATATTACGGGTACTGAACAGTATCGAGTGAGTGTTGTTGATCTTAAAACTCAGCAAGTCACACTAGTAGCTCAAAATGTAGACAGTTCGCTTGCGTGGTCGAAAGACGGTCAATCTCTGTATTTGATTCAACTTGAACAACAAACTTCGAGACCTTATGCGCTAACGAAATACTTCTTAAATGAGTCAAAGCCGATTCAATTAACGGAAGAGTTGGATTCCGCTTGGTTGCTTTCGTATTACCTTTCAAGTGATAAGCAATTTGCTGTCGTTCAGGCAAACAGTGAAAACTCCAGCGAGCAACGTTTGTTAAACCTCGATAACGGTGAAATCTCCAAACCACTATTACCACGAAAAACTGGGGTGGAATACTACGTTGATGTTTCGGATTCTATGTTGTTTGCAAACAGCAATCACGACCGCAATGATTTTGCTTTTTACTCTGCACCACTTACTCAGGCTCCACATATCAACCTCTGGCGAGCGGTTTTTGAACCAACGGACGAGTCTAGAATCAGTAACTTCTATTTGTTTGAATCCGGCGCTGTGGTTGTTAGCCAAAGTGGTGCGTCTCAGTCTCTAAATTTTCTCGACAAAGATAACCGCTATCGTTCAAGCCAGTTATTGGCTGACGCAGGCCAAGTTGCTTGGGTAAGCCAAGTGGGCGACTACCAAAGTAACAAATTGCATATTCGCAGCATGTCTTTGACTCAGCCAGCAAAGTGGGACCGGTTAAATACTGATACTTTACAACGAGAACGCTTCTCTCAAGACCATTACCCTCAATACCAACAATCAGCGTATCAAACCGAGCAAGTTATGGTGAATTCTGGTGGGGTAACAATTCCAGTCACACTGGCTTATCGCAAAGACAAATTGACTAAGACCACACCAGTGTTTTTGTATGGATACGGAGCTTATGGCATGGCGATGAAGCCCTATTTCATGCCACAAATTATTAGCTTACTTGATGAAGGTGTTATTTATGCAATTGCACATGTTCGTGGGGGCGGGTTTTATGGTGAGTCTTGGTATCAAGCCGGTAAGGGGATTAAAAAAGAAAATGCCATCTTGGATTTCATCGCAGTTGCTCGTGATTTGACAGCATACAATCTTGGTAAGCGCCCTATTTATGCGATGGGTGGAAGTGCTGGTGGCACTCTTGTTGCTGCAGCTTTAAATCAAGCTCCTGACTTGTTTGATGGTGCTGTCCTTAAAGCGCCATTTGTTGATGTTGTTAATAGCATGTCTGATTCTGCATTACCTCTAACAGCTCAGCAGTACGGTGAGTGGGGCAATCCAAACATTGCCGATGAATTGAAGGTCATGCAGCAATATGACCCTTATCTGAATCTTAGCGAACAAAATTACCCACCGATATTGATTCAAGTTGGCCTCAACGATCGCCGCGTTCCCTATTGGGAAGGGGCTAAGTATTACGCAAAATTAAGCGAGCTAACGACTGGAAGTGGGCCCTATTTATTGTCGACAAACTTTACTCAAGGACATTCGACAGATAGACGAAAATCCTTAGCGCAACAAGCGTTTGAATACGCATTCCTTTTATCACTTACCCTGAAAGACATTAAAGCGGAGCAGTAA
- a CDS encoding lipase secretion chaperone, producing the protein MKKTAILSITTIALMSTAAVFLYLKKEDPDLHNDEKRSASSLKVASQQDTDIDNASAKDMMEYFVSGNTELTLEDIRDNVARHHEQSPTVIVDEALFTKYLEYKSALTSIDVQFDTISAEDLRLLNQTLLDLQAQFFSQSEISILFTHDNKMREIALEKLLLRQEGLAEQDYQQRFESYLSEQPNYVQSSYQNQVLLQQLSSSEGLDEQAKYLKRNELVGEEATQRLESLDQQRAEFEENLKVYFAERNDILNDSALSESELQETIAQLRAARFAPEQVRRVQAIERIRAASLGL; encoded by the coding sequence ATGAAAAAGACCGCCATTTTGTCGATAACCACGATAGCCCTGATGAGCACAGCGGCGGTCTTTTTATATCTAAAAAAGGAAGACCCAGATTTACACAATGACGAAAAACGAAGCGCTTCTTCATTAAAGGTCGCCTCTCAACAAGATACCGACATCGATAACGCATCAGCCAAAGACATGATGGAATATTTCGTGTCAGGCAATACAGAATTAACCCTTGAAGATATTCGTGACAATGTCGCAAGGCACCACGAACAATCACCAACAGTCATTGTCGATGAGGCACTGTTTACCAAGTATCTTGAATACAAATCAGCGTTGACATCTATAGATGTTCAATTCGATACGATCTCAGCAGAAGATTTGCGTTTGCTCAATCAAACGTTACTCGATCTCCAGGCTCAATTTTTTAGTCAGAGTGAGATAAGTATTCTGTTTACCCATGACAATAAAATGAGGGAAATAGCCTTAGAGAAATTGCTTCTGAGACAGGAAGGTTTAGCCGAGCAAGATTACCAACAAAGGTTCGAATCGTATTTGTCTGAACAGCCCAATTACGTTCAGTCGAGTTATCAGAACCAGGTGTTACTCCAACAGCTTTCTAGCTCTGAAGGTCTAGATGAACAAGCGAAATATTTGAAGAGAAACGAACTGGTCGGTGAAGAAGCAACCCAAAGGCTTGAATCTCTGGATCAGCAAAGAGCCGAATTTGAAGAAAATTTGAAGGTTTACTTTGCCGAGCGAAATGACATTTTGAACGACTCCGCCCTCTCAGAAAGCGAACTACAAGAAACAATTGCTCAACTTAGGGCGGCGCGCTTCGCGCCAGAACAGGTTCGAAGGGTTCAAGCAATTGAACGAATCAGAGCTGCGAGTCTGGGACTGTGA
- a CDS encoding lipase family alpha/beta hydrolase, whose amino-acid sequence MKKILIWTIACLSSFGAYAGTSASALEASGYTETKYPIMLVHGLFGFDTLAGVDYFYGVPESLTKDGASVYVAQVSATNSSEVRGEQLLAQVETLLAATGASKVNLVGHSHGGPTARYVASVRPDLVASVTSIGGVHKGSKVADLVRGSVSEGSPAEGIAVKLAGGLTTLINLLSGGTDLDQDGLASLEALTTEGSLAFNQFYPEGVPTSECGDGEWQANNGVYYYSWTGSSTFTNLLDPTDGAMTILGLAFNEPNDGLVGACSAHLGKVIGDDYKMNHLDEINGLLGIHHLFETDPVTLYRQHANRLKLAGL is encoded by the coding sequence TTGAAAAAGATATTAATTTGGACGATCGCCTGTCTATCCAGTTTTGGAGCCTACGCAGGCACAAGCGCATCGGCATTAGAAGCCAGTGGATACACAGAAACGAAATATCCCATTATGTTAGTACATGGTCTGTTTGGCTTCGATACATTAGCGGGTGTGGATTACTTCTATGGCGTACCTGAATCTCTAACCAAAGATGGTGCGAGCGTCTATGTAGCGCAAGTATCAGCGACCAACAGCTCTGAAGTCCGTGGCGAGCAGTTGTTGGCTCAAGTTGAGACACTGTTAGCCGCGACAGGGGCAAGTAAGGTGAACCTTGTCGGTCACAGCCACGGGGGACCGACAGCGCGTTATGTCGCATCAGTTCGTCCTGATCTGGTTGCCTCTGTGACAAGTATTGGTGGCGTCCATAAAGGATCTAAAGTTGCCGATCTCGTGCGTGGAAGCGTGTCAGAAGGTTCTCCCGCAGAAGGTATCGCGGTTAAGTTGGCTGGTGGATTAACTACGCTCATTAACCTGTTATCTGGTGGAACGGATCTTGACCAAGACGGTCTCGCATCTCTTGAAGCTTTAACGACGGAAGGCTCACTTGCATTCAATCAGTTTTACCCTGAAGGCGTTCCGACGTCTGAGTGCGGTGATGGTGAATGGCAAGCCAATAACGGTGTTTATTACTATTCATGGACAGGGTCATCCACTTTTACCAACCTTCTTGATCCTACCGACGGAGCGATGACAATCCTTGGCTTAGCCTTCAATGAACCGAATGACGGACTAGTGGGGGCATGCAGCGCGCACTTAGGCAAAGTGATTGGCGACGATTATAAAATGAATCACCTAGACGAAATTAATGGTTTGCTGGGGATTCACCATCTCTTTGAGACCGACCCTGTGACGCTCTATCGTCAACACGCCAATCGATTGAAGCTGGCTGGCCTTTAG
- a CDS encoding SGNH/GDSL hydrolase family protein, whose product MKNTALMLALTIPFGAYASEENSIPTPESITSAQVLKTQGEQTYSYVRCWYRTDASHDSPATDWQWAKKENGDYYTINGYWWSSVSFKNMFYSDAPQSEIKQRCEQTLGLQHDVGDITYFAADNRFSYNHSIWTNDNAVQANSINRIVTFGDSLSDTGNLFNGSQWVFPNANSWFLGHFSNGLVWTEYLAKAKDVPLYNWAVGGAAGTNQYVALTGVYDQVTSYLTYMKVAKNYRPENSLFTLEFGLNDFMNYGREVADVKADFSSALIRLTESGANNILLFTLPDATKAPQFKYSTEQEIIKVRGKILEFNQFIKAQAEYYQGMGKNVVLFDANALFASITNNPEQHGFRNASDACLNINRSSSTDYLRSHSLTSDCATYGSDSYVFWGVTHPTTATHKYIADHILAYSFSTFNF is encoded by the coding sequence ATGAAAAATACGGCTTTGATGCTCGCGTTAACCATCCCTTTTGGTGCTTATGCATCTGAAGAAAATTCTATACCCACTCCTGAATCGATTACGTCTGCACAGGTTCTAAAAACACAAGGAGAACAAACCTATTCCTATGTTCGATGTTGGTATCGAACCGACGCATCACATGATTCTCCAGCCACAGATTGGCAATGGGCAAAGAAGGAAAATGGAGATTATTACACGATAAATGGATACTGGTGGTCTTCAGTCTCATTCAAGAATATGTTTTACAGTGACGCCCCACAATCTGAAATCAAACAGCGTTGTGAACAGACTCTCGGCCTCCAACATGATGTCGGAGACATCACCTATTTTGCCGCAGACAATCGCTTCTCTTACAATCACTCAATCTGGACCAACGATAACGCTGTGCAAGCCAATAGTATCAATCGTATTGTTACCTTTGGTGATAGCCTTTCTGATACTGGCAACCTATTTAATGGCTCTCAATGGGTTTTCCCAAATGCAAACTCATGGTTTCTAGGGCACTTTTCAAACGGTTTGGTTTGGACCGAATATTTAGCTAAAGCCAAAGACGTTCCTCTTTATAACTGGGCCGTGGGTGGCGCAGCAGGTACCAATCAATACGTCGCACTGACTGGTGTTTATGACCAAGTTACGTCTTACTTGACCTACATGAAAGTTGCGAAAAACTACCGCCCGGAAAATTCGTTATTTACGTTAGAATTTGGCCTCAATGATTTCATGAATTACGGCAGAGAGGTCGCCGATGTAAAAGCCGACTTCAGTAGCGCTTTGATCCGCTTAACAGAATCTGGAGCGAACAATATCTTACTCTTCACATTGCCCGATGCGACCAAGGCTCCGCAATTTAAATATTCGACCGAGCAAGAGATCATTAAAGTTCGTGGCAAGATTTTAGAGTTCAACCAATTCATCAAAGCTCAAGCCGAATATTATCAAGGCATGGGGAAAAACGTGGTGTTGTTCGATGCAAACGCACTCTTTGCCAGTATCACTAATAATCCTGAGCAGCATGGCTTTAGGAATGCGAGTGATGCCTGCCTAAATATCAACAGAAGCTCATCGACCGACTATTTACGAAGCCACAGTTTAACCAGCGACTGCGCGACATATGGCTCGGATAGTTATGTATTTTGGGGCGTGACACACCCAACGACAGCAACTCATAAATACATCGCAGACCATATCTTGGCGTACTCGTTCTCAACGTTCAATTTCTAG
- a CDS encoding DEAD/DEAH box helicase has product MHFKDLGLDNRLLKNLKHYDFKKATEIQSKAIPVAIAGKDLLASSKTGSGKTLAFVLPMIHKALKTKAFSAKDPRGVILAPTRELAKQVYGELRSMLGGLSYEAALILGGENFNDQVKALRKYPRFIVATPGRLADHLEHRSLFLDGVETLILDEADRMLDLGFAPELRRIANAAKHRRRQTLMFSATLDHAEVNGIANEMLDAPKRISVGVSNEQHLDITQKFYLCDHLDHKEAILDRVLEEAEYRQVMIFTATRADTDRLTEKLNEKKLKAVALSGNLNQTQRNAIMSQFERAVYKILVTTDVASRGIDIPNVSHVINFDMPKHTEEYVHRVGRTGRAGNKGDAISLVGPKDWDSFKRVELYLQQDLTFSILEGLKGKFKGIKPRKPAVAKGGPAKKKTNTQAKKTPKKPVKRDKSFHKNVAVGDTVFIPKKKVAPKADDE; this is encoded by the coding sequence TTGCACTTTAAAGATTTAGGCTTAGACAACCGCTTACTGAAGAACTTAAAACATTACGACTTCAAGAAAGCGACAGAGATCCAATCAAAAGCGATCCCTGTTGCTATTGCCGGTAAGGATCTATTGGCTTCATCAAAAACGGGATCAGGAAAAACGTTGGCGTTTGTGTTGCCAATGATACACAAAGCATTAAAAACCAAAGCGTTTTCTGCTAAAGATCCTCGTGGTGTAATTTTGGCTCCTACTCGTGAGCTAGCTAAGCAAGTTTATGGCGAACTCCGTAGTATGCTTGGTGGTTTGTCTTACGAAGCCGCACTTATCTTAGGTGGTGAAAACTTTAACGACCAAGTTAAAGCTCTGCGTAAGTACCCTCGCTTTATTGTAGCGACTCCAGGCCGTCTTGCGGATCACCTTGAGCACCGCTCCCTATTTTTAGATGGTGTTGAGACGCTAATCCTTGATGAAGCTGACCGTATGCTTGATTTAGGCTTTGCTCCTGAACTACGTCGTATTGCGAATGCCGCTAAACACCGTCGACGTCAGACTCTAATGTTCTCTGCAACGCTCGATCACGCGGAAGTGAATGGTATTGCAAATGAGATGTTAGACGCGCCGAAGCGTATCTCGGTGGGTGTTTCTAACGAGCAACACTTAGATATCACACAAAAGTTCTACTTGTGTGATCATCTAGACCACAAAGAGGCGATTCTTGACCGTGTATTAGAAGAAGCTGAATACCGTCAGGTTATGATCTTCACGGCAACTCGCGCAGATACCGACCGTCTAACGGAAAAGCTGAACGAGAAGAAGCTTAAAGCGGTTGCACTAAGTGGTAACCTAAACCAAACGCAACGTAACGCGATCATGAGCCAATTTGAGCGCGCGGTATACAAGATCTTGGTAACAACAGACGTTGCTTCTCGTGGTATTGATATTCCAAACGTAAGCCACGTTATCAACTTTGATATGCCTAAGCACACGGAAGAGTACGTTCACCGTGTTGGTCGTACTGGCCGTGCTGGTAATAAAGGTGATGCGATTTCATTGGTTGGTCCAAAAGACTGGGACAGCTTCAAGCGCGTTGAACTTTACCTTCAGCAAGATCTTACTTTCTCTATTTTAGAAGGTTTGAAAGGTAAGTTTAAGGGCATTAAGCCGCGTAAACCCGCTGTTGCTAAAGGCGGTCCAGCGAAGAAGAAAACCAATACTCAAGCTAAGAAAACGCCTAAGAAACCGGTTAAGCGCGATAAGAGCTTCCACAAGAATGTGGCAGTGGGTGATACCGTGTTTATCCCTAAGAAGAAAGTTGCTCCAAAAGCGGACGACGAGTAA